Proteins from one Falco cherrug isolate bFalChe1 chromosome 7, bFalChe1.pri, whole genome shotgun sequence genomic window:
- the SPI1 gene encoding transcription factor PU.1 isoform X3: MLQACKMEGFPLIPPPSEDMVPYESDLYRQPHDYYQYLNSDGESHGDHYWDYHPHHMHSEFETFGDNHFTELQSVQPPQLQQLYRHMEIEQMHVLDSAIPTTHIGLNHQVSYLPRMCLQYSSPPQPSSDEEDIERQSPPLEVSDGETDGVDPGPGIMHGETGSKKKIRLYQFLLDLLRSGDMKDSIWWVDKEKGTFQFSSKHKEALAHRWGIQKGNRKKMTYQKMARALRNYGKTGEVKKVKKKLTYQFSGEVMGRGVTDRKHYPH, encoded by the exons ATGTTGCAAGCTTGCAAAATGGAAGGATTTCCCCTCATTCCCCCT CCCTCTGAAGATATGGTACCCTATGAGTCAGACCTCTACCGACAGCCCCATGACTACTACCAATATCTCAACAGTGATGGAGAGAGTCATGGTG atcATTACTGGGACTATCATCCACACCACATGCACAGTGAGTTTGAGACCTTTGGAGACAATCACTTCACGGAACTGCAGAGCGTacagcctccccagctgcagcagctgtacaGGCACATGGAAATTGAACAAATGCATGTCTTGGACTCTGCAATCCCAACCACACACATCGGACTCAACCATCAG GTGTCCTATTTGCCCCGGATGTGCCTACAGTACTCCTCTCCACCGCAGCCCAGTTCTGATGAGGAGGACATAGAGAGGCAGAGCCCCCCACTGGAGGTgtcagatggggaaactgatgGTGTGGACCCTGGGCCTGGAATTATGCATGGAGAAACAG GCAGCAAGAAAAAGATACGTCTGTATCAGTTCCTTCTGGACCTTCTTCGCAGTGGAGACATGAAGGACAGCATCTGGTGGGTGGACAAGGAAAAAGGtactttccagttctcctccaaACACAAAGAGGCACTGGCGCATCGCTGGGGCATCCAGAAGGGCAATCGCAAGAAAATGACCTACCAGAAGATGGCACGGGCTTTGAGAAACTATGGCAAGACAGGGGAAGTCAAGAAAGTCAAGAAGAAGCTGACCTACCAGTTTAGTGGAGAGGTGATGGGAAGAGGGGTCACTGATAGGAAGCATTATCCTCACTGA
- the SPI1 gene encoding transcription factor PU.1 isoform X1: MLQACKMEGFPLIPPPSEDMVPYESDLYRQPHDYYQYLNSDGESHGDHYWDYHPHHMHSEFETFGDNHFTELQSVQPPQLQQLYRHMEIEQMHVLDSAIPTTHIGLNHQAEQPQLSQPVCIGEVLQPPDHLCGPPLDSLQQVSYLPRMCLQYSSPPQPSSDEEDIERQSPPLEVSDGETDGVDPGPGIMHGETGSKKKIRLYQFLLDLLRSGDMKDSIWWVDKEKGTFQFSSKHKEALAHRWGIQKGNRKKMTYQKMARALRNYGKTGEVKKVKKKLTYQFSGEVMGRGVTDRKHYPH, translated from the exons ATGTTGCAAGCTTGCAAAATGGAAGGATTTCCCCTCATTCCCCCT CCCTCTGAAGATATGGTACCCTATGAGTCAGACCTCTACCGACAGCCCCATGACTACTACCAATATCTCAACAGTGATGGAGAGAGTCATGGTG atcATTACTGGGACTATCATCCACACCACATGCACAGTGAGTTTGAGACCTTTGGAGACAATCACTTCACGGAACTGCAGAGCGTacagcctccccagctgcagcagctgtacaGGCACATGGAAATTGAACAAATGCATGTCTTGGACTCTGCAATCCCAACCACACACATCGGACTCAACCATCAG gctgaacaaccccaactctctcagcctgtctgcataggagaggtgctccagccccctgaccatctttgtggccctcctctggactcgctccaacag GTGTCCTATTTGCCCCGGATGTGCCTACAGTACTCCTCTCCACCGCAGCCCAGTTCTGATGAGGAGGACATAGAGAGGCAGAGCCCCCCACTGGAGGTgtcagatggggaaactgatgGTGTGGACCCTGGGCCTGGAATTATGCATGGAGAAACAG GCAGCAAGAAAAAGATACGTCTGTATCAGTTCCTTCTGGACCTTCTTCGCAGTGGAGACATGAAGGACAGCATCTGGTGGGTGGACAAGGAAAAAGGtactttccagttctcctccaaACACAAAGAGGCACTGGCGCATCGCTGGGGCATCCAGAAGGGCAATCGCAAGAAAATGACCTACCAGAAGATGGCACGGGCTTTGAGAAACTATGGCAAGACAGGGGAAGTCAAGAAAGTCAAGAAGAAGCTGACCTACCAGTTTAGTGGAGAGGTGATGGGAAGAGGGGTCACTGATAGGAAGCATTATCCTCACTGA
- the SPI1 gene encoding transcription factor PU.1 isoform X2, whose amino-acid sequence MVPYESDLYRQPHDYYQYLNSDGESHGDHYWDYHPHHMHSEFETFGDNHFTELQSVQPPQLQQLYRHMEIEQMHVLDSAIPTTHIGLNHQAEQPQLSQPVCIGEVLQPPDHLCGPPLDSLQQVSYLPRMCLQYSSPPQPSSDEEDIERQSPPLEVSDGETDGVDPGPGIMHGETGSKKKIRLYQFLLDLLRSGDMKDSIWWVDKEKGTFQFSSKHKEALAHRWGIQKGNRKKMTYQKMARALRNYGKTGEVKKVKKKLTYQFSGEVMGRGVTDRKHYPH is encoded by the exons ATGGTACCCTATGAGTCAGACCTCTACCGACAGCCCCATGACTACTACCAATATCTCAACAGTGATGGAGAGAGTCATGGTG atcATTACTGGGACTATCATCCACACCACATGCACAGTGAGTTTGAGACCTTTGGAGACAATCACTTCACGGAACTGCAGAGCGTacagcctccccagctgcagcagctgtacaGGCACATGGAAATTGAACAAATGCATGTCTTGGACTCTGCAATCCCAACCACACACATCGGACTCAACCATCAG gctgaacaaccccaactctctcagcctgtctgcataggagaggtgctccagccccctgaccatctttgtggccctcctctggactcgctccaacag GTGTCCTATTTGCCCCGGATGTGCCTACAGTACTCCTCTCCACCGCAGCCCAGTTCTGATGAGGAGGACATAGAGAGGCAGAGCCCCCCACTGGAGGTgtcagatggggaaactgatgGTGTGGACCCTGGGCCTGGAATTATGCATGGAGAAACAG GCAGCAAGAAAAAGATACGTCTGTATCAGTTCCTTCTGGACCTTCTTCGCAGTGGAGACATGAAGGACAGCATCTGGTGGGTGGACAAGGAAAAAGGtactttccagttctcctccaaACACAAAGAGGCACTGGCGCATCGCTGGGGCATCCAGAAGGGCAATCGCAAGAAAATGACCTACCAGAAGATGGCACGGGCTTTGAGAAACTATGGCAAGACAGGGGAAGTCAAGAAAGTCAAGAAGAAGCTGACCTACCAGTTTAGTGGAGAGGTGATGGGAAGAGGGGTCACTGATAGGAAGCATTATCCTCACTGA